One window of the Pseudofrankia sp. DC12 genome contains the following:
- a CDS encoding type II secretion system F family protein, protein MIAAMLGVVVLVTAVRSVRRAARRRRSADDRAVAEDLLVAFAAELDAGAEPAAALGSAVTAANAVGTASDPGAGAASGGELDVVAAGLAAGTDPAGLLAGCRTPALRQLGIALRVCRAGGARLAPVARALAGQAQGDARRAGELAAALAGPRSSGRLVAGLPVVGLAFAALLGAGPMHVLLGTSAGSACLAAGVLLDLLGLRWLRWTGDRVARRAEPPAGRVDRDSHGRGRHPTVTPGVSFRPGRGVAAARQPRRSVADPARRLPGPADRRIVRPLVMGTAAVLLGAAAVTLVGHDQRGFGVMFAAGTAAALVGAVARADPDRARRERLLADLPLALDLVAACLVAGATVPAALEATADGVGGPLGTELRATARGLRLGAPAGQATARMMAAGQAPAGLLTQASRRVTGHRAAGRGHPLWAAAQALGRVETSGARLAEALTNIAARARAQAHDEAIGAARRAGVAAVAPLGLCFLPAFLLLGVVPTILGSFHGLWPAS, encoded by the coding sequence GTGATCGCCGCGATGCTCGGGGTCGTCGTCCTGGTCACGGCGGTCCGGTCGGTCCGGCGAGCCGCGCGACGCCGACGGTCGGCCGACGACCGCGCCGTCGCCGAGGACCTGCTGGTGGCCTTCGCCGCCGAGCTCGACGCCGGGGCCGAGCCGGCCGCAGCCCTGGGCTCGGCCGTCACGGCGGCCAATGCCGTCGGCACCGCGTCCGACCCGGGGGCCGGTGCGGCGAGCGGCGGCGAGCTGGACGTGGTGGCCGCCGGGCTCGCGGCCGGGACGGACCCGGCTGGGCTGCTGGCGGGCTGCCGGACGCCCGCGCTGCGCCAGCTCGGGATCGCGTTGCGGGTGTGCCGAGCGGGCGGGGCCCGGCTCGCGCCGGTCGCGCGAGCCCTCGCCGGGCAGGCGCAGGGGGATGCTCGGCGGGCCGGTGAGCTCGCCGCCGCGCTCGCCGGGCCACGGTCGTCCGGCCGTCTGGTGGCCGGGCTGCCGGTCGTCGGCCTCGCCTTCGCCGCCCTTCTCGGTGCCGGGCCGATGCACGTCCTGCTGGGCACCTCGGCCGGTTCGGCCTGCCTGGCCGCCGGGGTGCTGCTCGACCTGCTGGGTCTGCGCTGGCTGCGTTGGACCGGCGACCGGGTCGCGCGGCGGGCCGAGCCGCCGGCCGGGCGTGTGGACCGGGACTCCCACGGCCGGGGGCGGCACCCGACTGTGACCCCAGGCGTGTCCTTCCGTCCCGGGCGGGGGGTCGCGGCCGCCAGGCAGCCGCGTCGATCCGTCGCCGACCCCGCCCGGCGCCTGCCCGGCCCGGCTGACCGGCGGATCGTCCGGCCTTTGGTGATGGGCACCGCGGCGGTCCTGTTGGGCGCCGCTGCCGTGACGCTGGTCGGCCACGATCAGCGCGGGTTCGGAGTGATGTTCGCGGCCGGGACGGCCGCCGCGCTGGTCGGAGCGGTGGCGCGCGCCGATCCGGACCGGGCGCGACGGGAGCGGCTCCTGGCCGACCTGCCGCTGGCGCTCGATCTCGTCGCGGCCTGTCTCGTGGCGGGCGCGACCGTGCCAGCGGCGCTGGAGGCGACCGCGGACGGGGTCGGCGGGCCGCTGGGCACCGAGCTGCGGGCGACCGCGCGGGGGCTGCGGCTCGGCGCGCCGGCCGGCCAGGCGACCGCCCGGATGATGGCTGCCGGGCAGGCGCCGGCCGGGCTGCTCACACAGGCCTCGCGTCGCGTCACCGGCCATCGCGCGGCGGGCCGTGGGCATCCGCTCTGGGCGGCCGCGCAGGCGCTTGGCCGGGTGGAGACCAGCGGCGCCCGGCTTGCCGAGGCGCTCACCAATATCGCCGCCCGGGCCCGCGCGCAAGCCCACGACGAGGCGATCGGCGCGGCCCGTCGTGCCGGCGTCGCGGCCGTCGCCCCACTGGGCCTGTGCTTCCTGCCGGCGTTCCTGCTGCTCGGTGTGGTCCCGACGATTCTCGGCTCGTTTCACGGGCTGTGGCCGGCCTCGTGA
- a CDS encoding TadA family conjugal transfer-associated ATPase yields MPPAPTTRTARDPGVLAADPPLLDAVRDRLAEASHPPTPADVARALAQVAGPLPAADQEAARRAVTAELLGAGPLEALLSDPGVTDVLVNGPALVWVDRGSGLERTEVRFTGEEAVRRLATRLAAAAGRRLDAAAPFADARLPDGTRLHAVLAPVAADGTCLSLRRPRRVPLTLAECADGQDAALPGVLRALVAGRLAVVVTGGTGTGKTTLLAALLGCVHPAERVVIVEDTSELVVPRDNLVRLQGRPANIEGAGAITQRDLVRQALRMRPDRLVVGEVRGPEVLDLLVAFNTGHDGGMTTLHANAAGALPARMEALGALAGLSREAVHSQLAAAVQVTVHLRRDNTGRRAVATIGVLRQDSDGLVRVRPALVAAPAVHPAAGREPGGSPGALLPADDLAALRGLLRDRGVVLPPPFGARP; encoded by the coding sequence ATGCCCCCTGCCCCCACCACCCGTACCGCGCGGGACCCCGGCGTTCTGGCCGCGGACCCGCCCCTGCTCGACGCGGTGCGCGACCGACTGGCTGAGGCCTCGCACCCGCCGACACCCGCGGACGTCGCCCGAGCGCTCGCCCAGGTCGCCGGCCCGTTGCCCGCGGCGGACCAGGAGGCCGCCCGGCGGGCCGTCACCGCCGAACTGCTCGGCGCCGGGCCGTTGGAGGCGCTGCTCTCGGACCCAGGCGTGACGGACGTCCTGGTCAACGGCCCAGCCCTGGTCTGGGTCGACCGCGGGTCCGGTCTGGAGCGCACCGAGGTCCGCTTCACCGGCGAGGAGGCCGTCCGGCGGCTCGCGACCCGGCTTGCTGCCGCCGCCGGCCGGCGCCTCGACGCGGCCGCGCCGTTCGCCGACGCGCGCCTGCCGGACGGCACCAGGCTGCACGCCGTGCTCGCCCCCGTGGCGGCTGATGGGACCTGCCTGTCGCTGCGCCGGCCGCGCCGGGTGCCACTCACCCTCGCCGAGTGCGCCGACGGCCAGGACGCGGCGCTGCCCGGGGTGCTGCGGGCGCTGGTCGCCGGCCGGCTCGCGGTCGTGGTCACCGGCGGCACGGGCACCGGCAAGACGACGCTGCTCGCGGCGCTGCTCGGCTGCGTGCATCCGGCGGAACGCGTCGTCATCGTCGAGGACACCTCCGAGCTGGTGGTGCCGCGAGACAACCTCGTCCGGCTGCAGGGCCGGCCCGCGAACATCGAGGGAGCCGGCGCGATCACCCAGCGGGACCTGGTCCGCCAGGCTCTTCGGATGCGGCCGGACCGGCTGGTCGTCGGCGAGGTCCGGGGCCCGGAGGTGCTCGATCTGCTGGTCGCCTTCAACACGGGTCATGACGGCGGGATGACGACCCTTCACGCGAACGCCGCCGGGGCGCTGCCCGCGCGGATGGAGGCGCTGGGCGCGCTCGCCGGACTCTCCCGAGAGGCGGTGCACAGCCAGTTGGCGGCGGCCGTACAGGTGACCGTGCACCTGCGTCGGGACAACACCGGGCGACGGGCCGTCGCGACCATCGGCGTGCTGCGCCAGGATTCGGACGGCCTGGTGCGGGTCAGGCCAGCGCTGGTCGCGGCGCCCGCGGTCCATCCCGCGGCCGGCCGGGAACCAGGCGGCTCGCCGGGCGCCCTGCTGCCGGCGGACGACCTCGCCGCGCTGCGCGGCCTGCTGCGCGACCGTGGCGTCGTCCTGCCACCTCCGTTCGGGGCACGCCCGTGA
- a CDS encoding alpha/beta hydrolase yields MDEAAPDPASVLIDGPWRHRDVSANGTRLHVAELGQGPLVLLLHGFPQFWWAWRHQLVALAAAGYRVVAPDLRGYGASDKPPRGYDAFTLADDVAGLIRALGERDAVLVGQDWGGLASWTAAAVWPRQVRRIAVLGMPHPLRIRHEYAVDPRGQGLAGAHLFGFQLPWSPERQLVAADAARVGGYLRSWGGPGFPTDEEDRRYRAAMRIPGVAHSSLEYHRWVFRSLFRPDGARFAQALRRAVSCPVLHLHGGGDPFLLPDTAQGSGRFVSGPYSWQLLPGVGHFLPEEAPDQVSDILLRWLGAPAP; encoded by the coding sequence ATGGACGAGGCCGCGCCGGATCCCGCCAGCGTCCTGATCGATGGGCCGTGGCGGCATCGCGACGTGTCCGCGAATGGCACCCGGCTGCACGTGGCCGAGCTGGGCCAGGGGCCGTTGGTGCTGCTGCTGCATGGATTTCCGCAGTTCTGGTGGGCTTGGCGCCACCAGTTGGTGGCGCTGGCCGCCGCCGGCTACCGGGTCGTCGCGCCGGACCTGCGGGGCTACGGCGCCAGCGACAAGCCGCCCCGCGGATACGACGCCTTCACGCTCGCTGACGACGTCGCCGGGTTGATCCGCGCGCTCGGGGAGCGCGACGCGGTCCTCGTCGGTCAGGACTGGGGTGGGCTCGCCAGCTGGACGGCGGCGGCCGTCTGGCCCCGTCAGGTCCGCCGGATCGCCGTGCTCGGGATGCCCCACCCGCTGCGGATTCGGCACGAGTACGCCGTCGACCCGCGCGGGCAGGGCCTCGCCGGTGCGCACCTGTTCGGCTTCCAGCTGCCCTGGAGTCCGGAGCGGCAGCTGGTCGCCGCGGACGCGGCCCGGGTGGGCGGTTACCTGCGCTCCTGGGGTGGCCCCGGCTTCCCCACCGACGAGGAGGACCGGCGCTACCGGGCGGCGATGCGGATTCCGGGGGTGGCGCACAGCTCGCTGGAGTACCACCGCTGGGTCTTCCGTTCGCTGTTCCGGCCTGACGGCGCCCGGTTCGCCCAGGCGCTGCGCCGGGCGGTGAGCTGCCCCGTGCTGCACCTGCACGGGGGTGGCGACCCGTTCCTGCTGCCGGACACCGCGCAGGGCTCGGGCCGCTTCGTCAGCGGGCCCTACAGCTGGCAGCTGCTACCCGGTGTGGGCCATTTCCTGCCCGAGGAGGCGCCCGACCAGGTCAGCGACATCCTGTTGCGCTGGCTGGGCGCTCCGGCACCCTGA
- a CDS encoding TadE family type IV pilus minor pilin, translating to MKRTRGAPAAPPDRRFIPPDSAPQARARGAWRPDRGQATAELALGLPTLGAVVVLALWLLAAVGAQARLDEAARIGARAAARGDDDGQVTRWVRDAAPAGATVEIARRDDQVAVTVRYRIVAAGPLVTPLALTATATAPSELAITNAASAEVVDPVGGDAASPSVPPPSGRGTRPPLTTVRPSGVPDGASGVPAGLTPQPTGVPSAGPAAGPGRSPAGAASAASRPPPTASGPSAVQQATSAAGDPSPSTGLPNSENSENNG from the coding sequence GTGAAGCGGACTCGCGGCGCGCCCGCGGCACCGCCGGATCGCCGGTTCATCCCGCCAGACAGCGCGCCTCAGGCGCGCGCCCGCGGGGCCTGGCGGCCCGACCGGGGTCAGGCCACCGCCGAGCTGGCCCTCGGCCTGCCGACGCTGGGCGCGGTCGTCGTCCTGGCCTTGTGGCTGCTCGCCGCGGTCGGTGCACAGGCGCGCCTGGACGAGGCGGCAAGGATCGGAGCCCGGGCCGCCGCCCGCGGCGACGACGACGGCCAGGTCACCAGGTGGGTCCGCGACGCGGCGCCGGCCGGCGCGACAGTCGAGATCGCCCGACGGGACGACCAGGTGGCGGTGACGGTGCGCTACCGGATCGTCGCGGCCGGCCCGCTCGTGACGCCCCTCGCGCTTACCGCGACAGCGACAGCTCCGTCCGAACTTGCGATCACGAACGCGGCGTCGGCCGAAGTGGTCGATCCAGTCGGGGGCGACGCCGCGTCTCCCAGCGTGCCGCCTCCTTCGGGCAGGGGCACCCGGCCCCCGCTGACGACCGTCCGCCCCAGCGGCGTCCCTGACGGCGCCAGTGGCGTCCCCGCCGGCCTCACGCCGCAGCCAACCGGTGTGCCGTCGGCGGGCCCGGCAGCAGGTCCTGGCCGAAGCCCCGCTGGCGCGGCTTCCGCGGCGAGCAGACCGCCACCGACAGCGTCCGGGCCATCCGCGGTTCAGCAGGCCACGAGCGCAGCTGGCGACCCGAGCCCGAGCACGGGCTTACCGAACAGCGAGAACAGCGAGAACAACGGGTGA
- a CDS encoding plastocyanin, protein MSRAWNNAQAVEPATGTPGGVPSGRRVALAAAAVLALGAGATGCAAKKPVAPKVVAIETPTMSDGVQVFHVTGLADLRFDVGTLQAAPGRIRVDFTVADGSASHNFVIPKIPAARTDIVGAGTTRSVTFTVTEPGDYPVICTLHPNMSATLHVG, encoded by the coding sequence TTGAGCAGGGCCTGGAACAACGCGCAGGCGGTGGAACCGGCCACCGGCACGCCGGGTGGTGTCCCGTCGGGCCGGCGCGTGGCGCTGGCCGCCGCGGCGGTGCTCGCACTGGGCGCGGGCGCCACCGGCTGCGCGGCCAAGAAACCGGTCGCGCCCAAGGTCGTCGCGATCGAGACACCGACCATGTCGGACGGCGTCCAGGTCTTTCACGTCACCGGCCTGGCCGACCTGCGGTTCGACGTCGGCACCCTGCAGGCGGCGCCCGGCAGGATTCGCGTCGACTTCACGGTCGCGGACGGCTCGGCGTCCCACAACTTCGTCATCCCGAAGATCCCGGCGGCGCGCACCGACATCGTCGGCGCCGGGACGACCAGATCGGTGACGTTCACCGTCACCGAGCCGGGCGACTACCCGGTGATCTGCACGCTGCACCCGAACATGTCCGCCACGCTGCACGTCGGCTGA
- a CDS encoding phage holin family protein: MAVFGQGDRRPGRDASLGELVALATKDVSLLVRQEIELAKAEVGRQVASAAVGIGLLGVAAGLVLGALLALMIFVGELFAWLGLERFWAFLLTAGLLLVLAGVLALLAALRLRKLQPPRRTVASVREDVALLRYATGAGEARGGPAAKAAPAAGPTGPARPGGPVFAPIPQSREAAGPAGRRPAEFDRPGAVEPRA, from the coding sequence GTGGCGGTGTTCGGACAAGGGGATCGGCGCCCGGGGCGGGACGCGTCGCTGGGTGAGCTGGTCGCGCTCGCGACCAAGGACGTGTCGCTGCTCGTGCGGCAGGAGATCGAGCTGGCCAAGGCCGAGGTGGGACGCCAGGTGGCGTCGGCCGCGGTCGGTATCGGGCTGCTCGGCGTCGCGGCCGGCCTGGTGCTGGGCGCGCTGCTCGCGTTGATGATCTTCGTGGGTGAGCTCTTCGCCTGGCTGGGTCTGGAGCGGTTCTGGGCCTTCCTGCTGACGGCCGGGCTGCTGTTGGTGCTCGCCGGCGTGCTGGCGCTGCTGGCCGCGCTGCGGTTGCGCAAGTTGCAGCCGCCGCGCCGGACGGTCGCGTCGGTTCGGGAGGACGTCGCGTTGTTGCGGTACGCGACGGGCGCCGGCGAGGCCCGCGGCGGGCCCGCGGCGAAGGCGGCTCCCGCGGCCGGCCCGACGGGCCCGGCGCGCCCGGGTGGGCCGGTCTTCGCGCCGATCCCGCAGTCCCGGGAGGCCGCCGGGCCGGCCGGCCGCCGGCCCGCCGAGTTCGACCGGCCCGGAGCCGTCGAGCCTCGCGCCTGA
- a CDS encoding DUF4244 domain-containing protein, with translation MSLLPTVISFAAMVAGCALLAHGLARHPTEHRCASWEVPSQPPWTDRGRRRDAGMSTAEYAVGTVAAVAFAGVLYAVVRSSATHDLMMSVVRRALTLPF, from the coding sequence ATGTCCCTGCTGCCGACGGTCATCTCGTTCGCCGCGATGGTGGCGGGCTGCGCGCTCTTGGCCCACGGGCTCGCGCGACACCCGACAGAGCATCGATGCGCGTCCTGGGAAGTGCCCAGCCAACCGCCTTGGACGGACCGGGGCCGGCGCCGCGACGCGGGTATGTCGACCGCCGAGTACGCCGTCGGCACCGTCGCCGCGGTGGCGTTCGCGGGAGTGCTCTACGCGGTCGTCCGCAGCTCGGCGACCCACGACCTGATGATGTCGGTGGTCCGCCGCGCCCTCACGCTTCCCTTCTGA
- a CDS encoding MarP family serine protease encodes MNLLDVILLLVALLFAASGYRQGFLVGALSFVGFLGGGMIGAQIAYPFAQLIGQRQHGALIALAVVVVLACLGQVAGTAAGVALRSRLTWRPGETVDSLAGAVLAGLSVLLVAWLLATAVERSPYPTAAREVRGSAVLTTVDAGMPGAVRDAFSSLRRLADGSGFPAVFSGIGGGSIVATDPPDPRVVHDQDVLDASASVLKVRGIAPSCSRQIEGSGFVFAPQHVMTNAHVVAGVREPSVEAGGRQLPARVVLFDPARDIAVLYVPDLNRAPLRLQSSPDGHADDSAVIAGYPEDGPYQLVAARIRDRQAARAPDIYSRGSVVRDIFALRGTVLPGNSGGPLLSTTGTVYGMIFAAATDDNDTGYALTADEVSASAQASASATTPVSTSGCR; translated from the coding sequence ATGAATCTCCTCGACGTCATCCTGCTGCTCGTCGCGCTGCTCTTCGCGGCCTCGGGCTACCGCCAGGGCTTCCTGGTGGGTGCGCTGTCCTTCGTCGGCTTCCTCGGCGGCGGCATGATCGGCGCCCAGATCGCCTACCCGTTCGCCCAGCTGATCGGCCAGCGCCAGCACGGCGCGCTGATCGCGCTGGCCGTGGTCGTCGTGCTCGCCTGCCTCGGCCAGGTCGCCGGCACGGCCGCCGGGGTCGCGCTACGCAGCCGGCTCACCTGGCGTCCCGGGGAGACCGTGGACTCGCTCGCCGGAGCGGTGCTGGCTGGGCTGTCGGTGCTGCTGGTCGCCTGGCTGCTGGCGACCGCGGTGGAACGCTCGCCCTACCCGACCGCGGCGCGCGAGGTCCGCGGTTCCGCCGTGCTGACGACGGTCGACGCCGGCATGCCGGGCGCTGTTCGGGACGCGTTCTCCAGCCTGCGCAGGCTGGCCGACGGGAGCGGCTTCCCCGCCGTGTTCTCCGGCATCGGCGGCGGGTCGATCGTCGCGACCGATCCGCCCGACCCGAGGGTCGTGCACGATCAGGACGTGCTCGACGCGTCGGCGAGCGTGCTGAAGGTCCGCGGGATCGCGCCCTCCTGCTCCCGGCAGATCGAGGGCAGCGGCTTCGTCTTCGCTCCCCAGCACGTCATGACAAACGCCCATGTGGTCGCCGGTGTCCGGGAGCCGTCCGTCGAGGCCGGCGGGCGCCAGCTGCCGGCGCGGGTGGTGCTGTTCGACCCGGCCCGCGACATCGCGGTGCTCTACGTACCGGACCTCAACCGGGCTCCGCTGCGGCTGCAGAGTTCTCCCGACGGACACGCCGACGACAGCGCGGTCATCGCCGGCTACCCGGAGGACGGGCCCTACCAGCTCGTCGCGGCCCGGATCCGCGACCGGCAGGCGGCGAGGGCTCCGGACATCTACTCCCGCGGCAGTGTCGTGCGTGACATCTTCGCCCTCCGCGGCACGGTGCTGCCGGGCAACTCCGGCGGCCCGCTGCTGTCGACCACCGGAACCGTCTACGGGATGATCTTCGCGGCCGCCACCGACGACAACGACACCGGGTACGCGCTGACCGCCGACGAGGTCAGCGCGTCGGCACAGGCCTCGGCGAGCGCGACCACCCCCGTCAGCACCAGCGGCTGCCGCTGA
- a CDS encoding CoA pyrophosphatase: MTRPGRGPSSGEWSTGGPDGPPGWLTEVVATVADGGLSFHPEDWPGPPPHARPAAVLILFGAGERGTEVLLLERSAGLRKHAGQPAFPGGGADPSDGSPAATALREAHEEVGLDPAGVEILGTGPPLYVSHSNYLVTPVLAWWRVPSRVFAVDPGETSAVARVPVTELVDPANRVRLSHPRTALPSPAFRVAGLTATVWGFTAGILDELLRLAGLERPWGEGPPVEDATVNASIARPAGGLPEAGAGEIDPADLPVPDLDIPTPAGGRAVDTDPGADTDEEGSAA; encoded by the coding sequence ATGACCAGGCCCGGTCGCGGGCCCAGCTCAGGCGAGTGGTCCACGGGCGGGCCGGACGGGCCGCCCGGCTGGCTCACCGAGGTGGTGGCGACGGTCGCCGACGGCGGGTTGTCGTTCCATCCGGAGGACTGGCCGGGCCCGCCCCCGCACGCTCGGCCCGCCGCGGTGCTCATCCTGTTCGGCGCCGGCGAGCGCGGCACCGAGGTGCTACTGCTGGAACGGTCAGCCGGCCTGCGTAAACACGCGGGCCAGCCGGCGTTCCCGGGCGGCGGCGCCGACCCGAGCGACGGTTCGCCGGCCGCGACCGCGCTGCGCGAGGCCCACGAGGAGGTCGGCCTCGACCCGGCCGGCGTCGAGATTCTGGGTACCGGCCCGCCGCTCTACGTATCGCACAGCAACTACCTGGTCACCCCGGTCCTGGCCTGGTGGCGCGTGCCGTCGCGCGTCTTCGCCGTCGACCCCGGCGAGACGTCCGCCGTCGCCAGGGTGCCGGTCACGGAGCTCGTCGACCCGGCGAACCGGGTGCGGCTGAGCCACCCGCGCACGGCGCTGCCAAGCCCCGCGTTCCGGGTCGCCGGCCTGACGGCCACGGTCTGGGGCTTCACCGCCGGCATTCTCGACGAGCTGCTGCGCCTCGCCGGGCTGGAGCGGCCGTGGGGCGAAGGCCCGCCAGTCGAGGACGCGACCGTCAATGCGTCCATCGCCCGGCCGGCGGGCGGGCTGCCCGAGGCGGGCGCCGGCGAGATCGACCCGGCCGACCTGCCGGTGCCGGATCTGGACATCCCCACGCCGGCGGGCGGCCGTGCGGTCGACACCGATCCCGGTGCCGACACCGATGAAGAAGGGTCGGCGGCTTGA
- a CDS encoding Rv3654c family TadE-like protein, with amino-acid sequence MSAPGKPEPERRRQPRPPRCRSRDRGSATVLLLGWLLVVATVGAILLAVSAVTIARRQAATGADLAALAGAMDRTGDPAAACAHAQTFAARNRTDLLTCRTEGGTVEVVAAARLPPVLRALGPLAATARAGPWIGAAQRPTAGPG; translated from the coding sequence GTGAGCGCGCCCGGCAAGCCAGAGCCAGAGCGAAGGCGACAGCCTCGGCCACCGCGGTGCCGGAGCCGCGATCGTGGCTCGGCAACGGTGCTGTTGCTCGGCTGGCTGCTCGTCGTGGCAACGGTGGGCGCGATCCTGCTCGCCGTCAGTGCGGTGACCATAGCCCGACGGCAGGCGGCCACCGGCGCGGACCTCGCGGCGCTGGCCGGGGCTATGGACCGCACTGGCGACCCGGCCGCCGCCTGCGCGCACGCCCAAACGTTCGCGGCCCGCAACCGCACGGACCTGCTCACCTGCCGAACCGAGGGCGGCACCGTCGAGGTAGTCGCGGCGGCACGGCTGCCACCGGTATTGCGGGCGCTCGGCCCGCTCGCTGCCACCGCGCGGGCAGGACCGTGGATCGGCGCAGCCCAACGGCCCACGGCCGGACCGGGCTAA